The following coding sequences lie in one Micromonospora sp. R77 genomic window:
- a CDS encoding helix-turn-helix domain-containing protein, with product MKATLLASKGLRPTERLIMVAIAAHTNRDGDAWPSVATIADYAGVSVRTVQRTLAKLVHLGRLAVRQAASLATRIYRLLSGQPDTPGGDNQRDGVPNDAVRGDTHTVSPEAGEDHMKLRGQRTEPGGHRLPPRSHLPQQAFTSSGALRRPVAPSVARAADQCPTTAAAWPPIAGPADPNCWPATSGKALQHRGVHRIDSAG from the coding sequence GTGAAGGCAACCCTCCTGGCATCCAAGGGCCTCCGCCCCACAGAACGGCTGATCATGGTCGCCATCGCCGCGCACACCAACCGCGACGGAGACGCATGGCCGTCCGTCGCCACGATCGCCGACTACGCCGGCGTCTCGGTCCGCACCGTGCAACGCACCCTCGCGAAACTGGTACACCTCGGCCGGCTGGCCGTCCGCCAGGCCGCCTCCCTCGCCACCCGGATCTACCGCCTCCTGAGCGGCCAGCCGGACACGCCCGGGGGTGACAACCAGCGCGACGGGGTGCCAAACGACGCCGTCAGGGGTGACACCCATACGGTGTCACCCGAAGCAGGTGAAGACCACATGAAGCTCCGCGGCCAGCGCACCGAGCCGGGCGGGCACCGGCTTCCGCCCAGAAGCCATCTCCCCCAGCAAGCCTTCACCTCGAGCGGCGCCCTACGACGCCCCGTTGCGCCCTCCGTTGCCCGCGCGGCGGACCAGTGCCCCACCACCGCGGCAGCCTGGCCGCCAATTGCGGGCCCTGCCGATCCGAACTGCTGGCCGGCGACCTCCGGTAAGGCTCTCCAACATCGTGGAGTTCACCGCATCGACTCCGCGGGATAG